A segment of the Daphnia pulex isolate KAP4 chromosome 10, ASM2113471v1 genome:
TATGATAAcagataaatatttataagattgtttgttttatcgtGAAGTCccattacaaatttttttttaggtatGCCAGATAGGTGCACAAgtataagaaataatttaatgtaatttaGATCATTTATCTATTACTTTGGATGCGCCGCGCGCCTAGGTTGCGGGTAGAAATCAGTTGGTATGGCAACAAAAAAccgatttaaaatttaaatgtgtgGCATTCGAAATTGATCTAATCTGCcagcttgttttattttatttgtttggtatatcgcgtttaaaaaaattgagaactTGTTTCATACGCAGGATGTTCTGTTTATAAAACCTTGGCGGGAATATCAAATGACATCACATGACACTTCTGTTTTATCTTTCAACTCTCGAAGCTGGACTAAATTTCGCACAAATGGAAAAACCCTTGGGAAAAACCCAATTCGAATGAGTTTGCCTTCGCATTTCTGTCCGAGTCCCAAATCAGTTTGAAACTTGTACGTCGACAGTCGTGTCAATAAAATCATATATAATTCTAGCAAATATCTTTACAATTGCTTCTGTGGCTACACAAGTTTTCATCATCTGCAGATaaggtatttcatttttatgtgaAACTTATTTCCAAAATTCTGAAGAAATCTCAAAGTGCCAAAGTTCCCCAAACGTTTTTACTGAAATGGTCCCAATCAAATGTATCCTCACCATTCTTTTGCTGGCCGTTTGCTGTCAGTGCCAATCATTCggtgcttcttcttcctcttgcgCGAAACTAAAAATCTCGCTGGACACGTTCAGTTCTATGAAGTACGGCAACTTTCTCATTGAAATTTATGAACACGCcgataataatcaaaaatcatccgacagccagaaaaaatatttctactcCCCTATTGCGTTATTGGACCACTCAAGTGCCGTTAGCATTTACAACAGATTCACGAAACAGCCAGAGATGAGCTTCCGCATTAAAATGTGGAAcgacaaagttgaaaatgaagttgtgaaacatttaaacgaaatcttCGGccatgaaatcaaatcaaatcaagtgAGAGTCCTCCCCTTGGAGAAAGTCTTTCTCACGAGTGAAATACCCACAGAAGATTATTTTCTATCTCCAGTGTGGAAGAATTACGACAAGGGCAAAACCATTTGGTTTTCTCTGTCCTGTTACGACCAGAAAATCTGCGACGAACTGGCCAATGAAATGCGGTCCAATCCCaaacatttaaacaatttcaaactCCTGTACAGTTTGTCATCGCAGAcgtcacaaacaaaacagacgACCATCCGCATCGATAGCCTCACTTCCGGTCAATTGGTCTCTAatcttttacaaaaatttggagacaaaactgaaatttttctgacggccaacgacgaaaagaaaatgttgacggAAACGGCCACCAACATCCGAATGGACACATTTGACGACTACGAGGTCGGGTCGCCTGATACTGaacttcaaatttcaaatattttaaaggatCTGCTCGTAACGTCCAGGACGACCATAAGAGAACAAAGTGACAAAATGTGGGACTCTGTTTTCTGGAATGACGACAATTACCGTCTGGACAAGACgacgaaaattttaaatgaaatcctCAACAAAATGGACATggaaactcaaaagaaattggcggatatgtttcaaaaaatggagaaacagTCGGTAATATTAGGAAAATTAACTTCGAATAGTAAAGAGAAAAGGCGAGAAGAACAGCATCGcgattttaatgaaaaatgtaaacttGCAAAAAACAACTcggatgaagaaaataaaaattttgagaataaagaaaaaatccaacacAATTACGACTCGAACAGTTGGGATGACGTGGACAGAATCAGTTCAATCATTTCAGAGAAAATGGCAAACGAATCTGGTGGTTCGAGCCAGGTCAAAATTACGAAAGATGTTGAAATGTTATTACAGGAAAGTAGAGACAACGTCCAATGGGACGAAGAGAAATTCGTGCCCAAGCCGATGCAACTGAGTAAAATCAATTTGGCCAAATTTCGCGAATCTCAATCGTTTCAGGATCGTAACATTCGTCTCCGTTACACGACCGCCGAACTGTCTGCGCCAATCAAAATTATGGAACACGCAGAATTGACTGTCGTTAACGAATGGAACAATTTAAAGGAGGAACTCAAAGGTTTTCTTTAATAAATTTtgctaaataaatttattaaattttaatcgaattattgaaattgaattgcagCCACTACTGAGCTCTTAAGCAGAACTGTGAACAATTTGAATATAACGAATACCGAACTAAGAAACGCGAAGAGCGATTTAACTAATGAATTAGAAGGTAtttaagaatataagaaaacagaattttttttaatgttgtgATTGAGCAGGGACTAGACAAGAGTTGGAGAAAACCCAAAACGACTTGGAGGAAACCAGGACTTATGTCAATAATCTATCGATAAAGTTAAAtggtattttattattttactggaaatttaatttaaaattaaacaaaatgtcTTATAAAATTTACGCTTTTTATTACGAGCAGAGACCAAGCAGGAGTTGGTG
Coding sequences within it:
- the LOC124205535 gene encoding uncharacterized protein LOC124205535 yields the protein MVPIKCILTILLLAVCCQCQSFGASSSSCAKLKISLDTFSSMKYGNFLIEIYEHADNNQKSSDSQKKYFYSPIALLDHSSAVSIYNRFTKQPEMSFRIKMWNDKVENEVVKHLNEIFGHEIKSNQVRVLPLEKVFLTSEIPTEDYFLSPVWKNYDKGKTIWFSLSCYDQKICDELANEMRSNPKHLNNFKLLYSLSSQTSQTKQTTIRIDSLTSGQLVSNLLQKFGDKTEIFLTANDEKKMLTETATNIRMDTFDDYEVGSPDTELQISNILKDLLVTSRTTIREQSDKMWDSVFWNDDNYRLDKTTKILNEILNKMDMETQKKLADMFQKMEKQSVILGKLTSNSKEKRREEQHRDFNEKCKLAKNNSDEENKNFENKEKIQHNYDSNSWDDVDRISSIISEKMANESGGSSQVKITKDVEMLLQESRDNVQWDEEKFVPKPMQLSKINLAKFRESQSFQDRNIRLRYTTAELSAPIKIMEHAELTVVNEWNNLKEELKATTELLSRTVNNLNITNTELRNAKSDLTNELEGTRQELEKTQNDLEETRTYVNNLSIKLNETKQELVKTRADFLITVDDLSAKLNATKKELAETKITAGILSAELKTSSYRLSQESKVAEENLKKDLRATLIDVETAKTNLASTRTELNSTKSAVADLTTKLNARTSEIVDIGQMPTSCVDLQRIGHKLSGFFSVKGSKKMEMIYCNFFSNQNDKQKWIGYADIKSAPVNFYVQRNSDFNKTSTPIPFDLARVNEGNAMDMRSGKFTAPRPGIYFFSFTGLAYLKSSSSYAWFYSYLFLNGNRIGSSYVQENNGPVSQIIPMSLQSTLNLKKGDQLWVQISYSAGSDSYLVDYPGLHHTHFTGFMLEEEIVASP